From one Onychomys torridus chromosome 12, mOncTor1.1, whole genome shotgun sequence genomic stretch:
- the Zbtb20 gene encoding zinc finger and BTB domain-containing protein 20 translates to MLERKKPKTAENQKASEENEITQPGGSSAKPGLPCLNFEAVLSPALIHSTHSLTNSHAHTGSSDCDISCKGMTERIHSINLHNFSNSVLETLNEQRNRGHFCDVTVRIHGSMLRAHRCVLAAGSPFFQDKLLLGYSDIEIPSVVSVQSVQKLIDFMYSGVLRVSQSEALQILTAASILQIKTVIDECTRIVSQNVGDVFPGIQDSGQDTPRGTPESGTSGQSSDTESGYLQSHPQHSVDRIYSALYACSMQNGSGERSFYSGAVVSHHETALGLPRDHHMEDPSWITRIHERSQQMERYLSTTPETTHCRKQPRPVRIQTLVGNIHIKQEMEDDYDYYGQQRVQILERNESEECTEDTDQAEGTESEPKGESFDSGVSSSIGTEPDSVEQQFGAGASRDSQAEPAQPEQAAEAPTEGSAQPNQLETGASSPERSNEVEMDNTVITVSNSSDKGALQQPSVNTSIGQPLPSTQLYLRQTETLTSNLRMPLTLTSNTQVIGTAGNTYLPALFTTQPAGSGPKPFLFSLPQPLTGQQTQFVTVSQPGLSTFTAQLPAPQPLASSAGHSTASGQGEKKPYECTLCNKTFTAKQNYVKHMFVHTGEKPHQCSICWRSFSLKDYLIKHMVTHTGVRAYQCSICNKRFTQKSSLNVHMRLHRGEKSYECYICKKKFSHKTLLERHVALHSASNGAPPAGTPPGARAGPPGVVACTEGTTYVCSVCPAKFDQIEQFNDHMRMHVSDG, encoded by the exons GTGACATCAGTTGCAAGGGGATGACCGAGCGCATTCACAGCATCAACCTTCACAACTTCAGCAATTCCGTGCTCGAGACCCTCAACGAGCAGCGCAACCGTGGCCACTTCTGTGACGTGACGGTTCGCATCCACGGGAGCATGCTGCGAGCACACCGCTGCGTGCTGGCAGCCGGCAGCCCCTTCTTCCAAGATAAGCTGCTGCTGGGCTACAGCGACATCGAAATCCCATCGGTGGTGTCAGTCCAGTCGGTGCAAAAGCTCATTGACTTTATGTACAGTGGTGTGTTGCGAGTCTCACAGTCGGAAGCTCTGCAAATCCTCACCGCCGCCAGCATCCTGCAGATCAAAACCGTCATAGATGAGTGCACGCGCATCGTGTCCCAAAACGTGGGCGATGTGTTCCCAGGCATCCAGGATTCTGGCCAGGACACACCAAGAGGCACACCAGAGTCAGGCACATCTGGCCAGAGCAGTGACACGGAATCAGGCTACCTGCAGAGCCATCCACAACACAGTGTGGACCGAATCTACTCGGCCCTGTACGCTTGTTCCATGCAGAATGGCAGCGGCGAGCGCTCCTTCTACAGCGGTGCAGTCGTCAGTCACCACGAAACTGCACTCGGCCTGCCCCGTGACCACCACATGgaagaccccagctggatcacaCGCATCCATGAGCGCTCCCAGCAGATGGAGCGCTACCTGTCCACCACCCCTGAGACCACACACTGCCGCAAGCAGCCCAGGCCTGTGCGCATCCAGACCCTGGTGGGCAACATCCACATCAAGCAGGAAATGGAGGATGACTATGACTATTATGGGCAGCAAAGGGTGCAGATCCTAGAGCGCAATGAATCCGAGGAATGCACGGAAGACACCGACCAGGCCGAGGGCACCGAGAGCGAGCCCAAAGGTGAAAGCTTTGATTCCGGGGTCAGCTCCTCTATCGGCACCGAACCTGACTCAGTGGAGCAACAGTTTGGAGCGGGAGCCTCAAGGGACAGTCAGGCGGAACCCGCCCAACCCGAGCAGGCAGCAGAAGCCCCAACTGAGGGCAGTGCCCAGCCAAACCAGCTAGAAACAGGTGCTTCCTCTCCAGAGAGAAGCAACGAGGTGGAGATGGACAACACAGTGATCACTGTCAGTAACAGCTCTGATAAGGGCGCCCTACAACAGCCTTCCGTCAACACATCCATTGGGCAGCCATTGCCAAGTACCCAGCTCTATTTACGCCAGACAGAAACGCTCACCAGCAACCTGAGGATGCCTCTGACCTTGACCAGCAACACACAGGTCATTGGCACAGCTGGCAACACCTACCTGCCAGCCCTCTTCACTACCCAGCCCGCGGGCAGTGGCCCCAAGCCTTTTCTCTTCAGCCTGCCACAGCCCCTGACAGGCCAGCAGACCCAGTTTGTGACAGTGTCCCAGCCCGGCCTGTCTACCTTTACTGCCCAGCTGCCAGCGCCGCAGCCCCTGGCATCATCTGCAGGCCACAGCACAGCCAGTGGGCAAGGCGAAAAAAAGCCTTATGAGTGTACTCTCTGCAACAAGACTTTCACAGCCAAACAGAACTACGTCAAGCACATGTTCGTCCATACAG GTGAGAAGCCCCACCAGTGCAGCATCTGTTGGCGCTCCTTCTCCTTGAAGGATTACCTTATCAAGCACATGGTGACCCACACAGGAGTGCGAGCCTACCAGTGCAGTATCTGCAACAAGCGCTTCACGCAGAAAAGCTCCCTCAATGTGCACATGCGCCTGCACCGTGGGGAGAAATCCTACGAGTGTTACATCTGCAAAAAGAAGTTCTCCCACAAGACCCTGCTGGAGCGCCATGTGGCCCTGCACAGTGCCAGCAACGGGGCCCCTCCCGCAGGCACGCCCCCAGGTGCCCGCGCCGGCCCACCAGGCGTGGTGGCCTGCACTGAGGGGACCACTTACGTCTGCTCCGTCTGCCCAGCAAAGTTTGACCAAATCGAGCAGTTCAACGACCACATGAGGATGCATGTGTCTGACGGATAA